A window of bacterium contains these coding sequences:
- a CDS encoding RDD family protein produces the protein MPREISILSPEKVSLEYTVAGLGSRLLAQILDMMIWGAQWLFLFIAVTVSLSILTYYRITPNETMSTALLVGLALYGFITFYAYFIFFEARWNGQTPGKRAFSIRVIMDNGAPVTVEAVFKRGVMRIADLMLTFLGITPLVVFFTERSQRFGDMVAGTVLIHERKHTVLNLPSPVLTPVVETPEHPLAMYIGLIDSLGQDDYRSIRQFLDRHKQLSSDVSNRLASQMVEALASRGLNITCPNNTPPSDVLEAIAAKYSRKNALL, from the coding sequence GTGCCACGTGAAATTAGCATTCTTAGTCCTGAAAAGGTAAGTCTTGAATATACGGTTGCAGGGCTTGGGTCACGGCTTCTTGCACAGATTTTGGACATGATGATCTGGGGCGCACAATGGTTGTTCCTGTTCATCGCCGTTACTGTATCATTATCTATTTTGACTTATTACCGTATCACTCCGAATGAAACTATGTCCACTGCTCTCTTAGTTGGTTTAGCCCTCTATGGCTTTATTACCTTCTATGCCTATTTCATTTTCTTTGAAGCGCGTTGGAACGGGCAGACACCCGGCAAACGCGCATTTAGTATTCGTGTCATTATGGATAATGGCGCTCCCGTTACCGTTGAAGCCGTATTCAAACGAGGTGTGATGCGGATTGCCGATCTTATGCTGACCTTTTTGGGCATTACCCCGTTGGTGGTTTTCTTTACTGAACGTAGTCAAAGGTTTGGGGATATGGTAGCCGGAACAGTGCTGATACACGAGCGCAAGCATACAGTTTTGAACCTGCCTTCACCCGTATTGACCCCTGTGGTTGAAACACCCGAGCACCCCTTGGCGATGTATATCGGCCTGATTGATAGCCTCGGGCAGGATGATTATCGCTCAATTCGTCAATTTTTAGATCGCCATAAGCAACTATCGTCTGATGTATCGAACCGGCTTGCATCACAAATGGTCGAAGCGTTGGCATCAAGAGGCTTAAACATAACCTGTCCCAACAACACCCCGCCTTCGGATGTGCTAGAAGCAATCGCCGCCAAATATTCCAGGAAGAACGCCTTACTTTAA